Proteins from a genomic interval of candidate division WOR-3 bacterium:
- a CDS encoding MFS transporter: MNFKRPAIDLNNTFRAFRYYNYRLYFSGQTVSLVGTWMQRIAMSWLIYRLTNSAFLLGFLGFLSSLPLLVVMPFAGVIVDKSSRYQIVLWAQILSALQAFVLWILVVLTRIKIWQLIALSLFLGIVNAFDMPARQAFVPELILNKDDLISAIALNSAIVNIARLIGPTLAGVLISAFGEATCFLINAISYLAVIGALLAMKLQNKVIKAERPNLLKDLAEGFNYTFRFMPIRAIILLLGIISIMGMSYAVLMPIFAKEVLGGGPKTLGILMGAVGVGALLGVGIVAQRKNARGLEDIIPVAAIVLGLSLIAFAFSKNLYLSLILMVFTGLGMMVQMSCSNTLVQTIVDDKIRGRVMSFYMLAFMGTTPLGSLLAGSLAHRLGAPTTVIIAGGISLLSAFWFIQNLPRIRKLIQATL, translated from the coding sequence TTGAATTTTAAACGGCCAGCCATCGATCTCAATAATACCTTCCGGGCTTTTCGATATTATAATTATCGGCTTTATTTTAGTGGTCAGACTGTATCGCTAGTCGGCACCTGGATGCAGAGAATTGCCATGAGCTGGCTGATTTATCGCCTAACCAACTCAGCTTTTCTTTTAGGGTTCTTAGGTTTTTTAAGTTCCCTGCCATTACTCGTCGTGATGCCTTTCGCGGGTGTGATTGTCGATAAAAGCTCTCGATACCAGATTGTACTGTGGGCCCAGATATTAAGTGCGCTTCAGGCATTTGTTTTATGGATACTGGTCGTGTTAACAAGAATTAAAATTTGGCAGCTAATAGCCTTGAGTCTTTTTTTGGGTATTGTTAATGCCTTTGATATGCCGGCCCGTCAGGCATTTGTTCCTGAACTGATTCTCAATAAAGATGATCTAATAAGCGCGATCGCCTTAAATTCGGCAATTGTAAATATTGCACGACTGATTGGTCCGACTCTAGCTGGCGTATTAATCAGTGCCTTTGGCGAGGCCACATGCTTTTTAATCAACGCGATCTCTTATTTGGCAGTCATCGGGGCGTTGCTGGCCATGAAATTACAAAACAAGGTTATAAAAGCGGAACGCCCTAATTTACTTAAAGATTTAGCTGAGGGGTTCAATTACACTTTTCGATTTATGCCCATAAGAGCAATTATTCTATTACTAGGAATTATTAGTATTATGGGAATGTCTTATGCGGTCTTGATGCCCATATTTGCCAAAGAAGTATTAGGGGGCGGGCCAAAAACACTAGGAATACTTATGGGTGCAGTTGGGGTAGGTGCGCTACTCGGAGTGGGGATTGTCGCACAGCGAAAAAATGCCCGAGGACTTGAAGATATCATCCCAGTTGCGGCAATTGTTTTGGGACTAAGTCTTATCGCCTTTGCTTTTTCAAAAAACCTTTATTTGTCATTGATTTTAATGGTCTTTACCGGTCTGGGTATGATGGTGCAGATGTCTTGTAGTAATACCTTAGTGCAAACAATTGTTGACGACAAAATTCGCGGTCGGGTGATGAGCTTTTATATGCTAGCTTTTATGGGCACTACTCCCCTCGGTAGTCTTTTGGCTGGTAGTTTAGCGCATCGACTAGGCGCTCCAACTACCGTTATTATTGCCGGCGGCATTTCCCTACTAAGTGCTTTTTGGTTTATACAAAATTTGCCAAGAATCAGGAAATTAATCCAAGCTACTCTCTAA
- a CDS encoding pyruvate kinase alpha/beta domain-containing protein, which translates to MVKNTVVTYFSKPGKQNTQETLKLALDRARTLKIKNLVVASTTGETALALIKFDLKGFNVVCVSHHAGFEKAGTVELSFKTQAYLEKHGVKVYRGTHFFSGLARAIRAKFGGLYTGEIVANTYRTFGEGMKVCVEIAIMALDAGLIPYGKEIISIAGTGRGADTAIVLRPAHGRHFFDTKILEIICKPREF; encoded by the coding sequence ATGGTAAAAAATACAGTAGTTACTTATTTTTCTAAGCCCGGAAAACAAAATACCCAAGAAACCCTTAAATTAGCCTTAGACCGTGCACGGACACTAAAGATTAAAAACCTCGTAGTCGCGTCCACTACCGGCGAGACGGCCTTAGCGCTCATAAAATTTGATCTAAAAGGATTTAATGTGGTTTGTGTTTCCCATCATGCCGGATTTGAAAAAGCTGGTACCGTGGAACTTTCATTTAAAACTCAGGCTTATTTAGAAAAGCATGGCGTCAAGGTATATCGCGGCACGCACTTCTTTTCAGGCCTTGCTCGAGCGATTCGAGCCAAGTTTGGCGGCCTTTATACCGGGGAGATTGTTGCTAATACTTATCGCACTTTTGGTGAAGGTATGAAGGTTTGTGTCGAAATTGCAATTATGGCTTTAGATGCTGGCCTAATACCCTACGGCAAAGAGATCATTTCCATTGCTGGTACTGGACGCGGTGCTGACACCGCAATTGTCTTGCGCCCGGCCCATGGTCGGCACTTTTTTGACACTAAAATCTTAGAAATCATCTGTAAACCCCGCGAGTTTTAG
- a CDS encoding 4Fe-4S dicluster domain-containing protein — translation MALYFLSRYHLANWIKKLQSKSQVILPQYFENKLYYERLNGQNIIEEKFYRALQNIRPANPLKEFFFVPKQKVAGLIETKPLPVSLDETPRVIIGVKNCDLLGLKVHEKMYLESNYPDPFYHHERQRTIIVAADCPQPAETCFCNLLGLKPYPESLADIIITPLTGGYLLEAITRVGEELIINTDHSFQAATQENINERTEIRRHAQEKLSKINQTQLADDLSSALHRKTQSEFWQNHAQSCVECFGCLLVCPTCFCFLLYDVPVNPEGFERYKIWDACYYNAYARVGGGLNPRAEFWQRFRNRFHCKFMNFYLEHKFYACSGCGRCFAVCMGKIDIRKILSEVT, via the coding sequence ATGGCGCTTTATTTCTTAAGCCGCTATCATTTAGCTAATTGGATTAAGAAATTACAATCGAAATCTCAAGTAATTCTGCCCCAGTACTTTGAAAACAAGTTGTATTACGAACGGCTTAATGGCCAAAATATTATCGAAGAGAAATTTTATCGGGCATTACAAAATATCAGACCAGCTAATCCCCTAAAAGAGTTCTTTTTTGTCCCGAAGCAAAAAGTTGCTGGTCTAATTGAAACCAAACCACTACCAGTTTCATTAGATGAGACACCCCGGGTTATTATTGGCGTCAAAAACTGTGATCTTTTAGGTCTTAAGGTGCACGAAAAAATGTATTTAGAGAGCAATTATCCCGATCCGTTTTATCACCACGAACGGCAGCGTACCATAATCGTAGCGGCAGATTGTCCCCAGCCAGCCGAGACTTGCTTTTGTAATCTTTTGGGGCTAAAGCCGTATCCGGAGTCGCTTGCCGATATTATTATCACACCTCTTACCGGAGGTTATTTATTAGAAGCCATAACCCGGGTTGGTGAAGAACTTATTATTAACACTGATCATAGTTTTCAAGCGGCGACCCAGGAAAATATTAATGAACGAACCGAAATTCGCCGGCACGCCCAAGAAAAACTGTCAAAAATTAATCAGACCCAGCTGGCTGATGATTTAAGTAGTGCGCTTCATCGTAAGACCCAAAGCGAATTCTGGCAAAACCACGCCCAGAGTTGTGTTGAATGTTTCGGTTGTCTTTTAGTGTGCCCAACTTGTTTTTGCTTCTTATTATATGATGTGCCAGTTAACCCGGAAGGCTTCGAGCGCTATAAAATCTGGGACGCCTGTTATTATAATGCCTATGCCCGGGTTGGCGGCGGACTTAACCCCCGAGCTGAGTTCTGGCAACGATTTCGCAACCGATTCCACTGTAAGTTTATGAATTTTTACTTAGAGCACAAATTCTATGCCTGTTCGGGTTGTGGTCGATGTTTTGCGGTTTGTATGGGTAAGATTGATATTCGGAAAATATTAAGCGAGGTCACATGA
- a CDS encoding FAD/NAD(P)-binding protein encodes MKNPFQPIPAKIIDIIEETPTIRTFVLDLLGADFSFDAGQFVSLTVPKVGEAPFTPSSSPYVKETIELTIMKVGKVTSSLFELPVGSIVGIRGPFGKRYPIEEFAGKEVLILGGGVGLAPLRSLFLALSADLKKYKKIYIKYGARTPQDIVYKKELASWRSLKGVDVQLTVDNADKSWRGKVGVVTILLDDPRLNNTSEMIAVVCGPPIMMKFGTIKLLEKGFQAKNIYLSMEKNMSCGIGQCGHCRCGPYFVCKDGPVLTWEQVKDIEDPF; translated from the coding sequence ATGAAAAATCCTTTTCAACCGATACCAGCTAAAATTATAGATATCATTGAAGAAACGCCAACTATTCGCACTTTTGTTTTAGACTTGCTGGGAGCAGATTTTTCATTTGATGCCGGGCAATTTGTCTCGTTAACCGTGCCCAAAGTTGGCGAGGCGCCATTTACGCCTTCGTCTTCGCCTTATGTTAAAGAGACTATCGAGCTGACCATCATGAAGGTTGGCAAGGTAACCTCAAGTTTATTTGAACTTCCTGTTGGGTCTATTGTTGGTATCCGCGGTCCATTTGGCAAACGTTATCCGATCGAAGAATTTGCAGGTAAGGAGGTGTTAATTTTAGGCGGTGGTGTTGGATTAGCCCCCCTGCGTTCATTATTTTTAGCATTATCGGCTGACTTAAAAAAGTATAAAAAAATTTATATCAAATATGGTGCCCGAACACCTCAAGATATTGTATATAAAAAAGAACTTGCTAGTTGGAGGAGTTTAAAAGGGGTTGATGTCCAGCTCACCGTTGACAATGCCGATAAGAGTTGGCGCGGCAAAGTTGGGGTGGTTACAATTTTGCTTGACGACCCGAGATTGAACAATACTTCAGAGATGATTGCCGTGGTTTGCGGACCACCGATAATGATGAAATTTGGCACCATTAAACTTTTAGAAAAAGGTTTTCAGGCTAAGAATATTTATCTTTCTATGGAGAAGAATATGTCCTGCGGCATTGGACAATGTGGTCATTGCCGATGCGGTCCATATTTTGTGTGTAAAGATGGTCCGGTGTTGACTTGGGAACAAGTAAAAGATATTGAAGATCCGTTTTAG
- a CDS encoding 4Fe-4S dicluster domain-containing protein encodes MTNLKRIFLDLDYCIGCRSCEAACYSKFGEKRIRYGDLSPTVFLPLACRHCEEPLCANACPFEVLKIHKGGLVLQASFHCIGCRSCILACPFGVLDKELLWHVSQKCNLCYDRNDIPRCVASCPTGALKFITEKETEKKIVSQRFLARSPYFRRQ; translated from the coding sequence ATGACTAATCTGAAAAGAATTTTTTTAGATTTAGACTACTGTATCGGTTGTCGTTCGTGTGAAGCTGCATGTTATAGTAAGTTTGGTGAGAAACGCATCAGATATGGTGATCTTTCGCCTACGGTATTTTTACCCTTGGCATGTCGGCATTGTGAAGAACCTTTGTGTGCTAACGCTTGTCCATTTGAAGTGTTGAAGATCCATAAAGGTGGTTTAGTGCTTCAAGCTAGTTTTCACTGTATTGGTTGTCGGTCTTGTATTTTAGCATGTCCCTTTGGAGTTTTAGATAAAGAACTTTTATGGCACGTGTCTCAAAAATGTAATTTGTGTTATGACCGTAATGACATTCCTCGGTGTGTGGCTAGCTGTCCGACCGGTGCCCTGAAATTTATAACAGAAAAAGAGACTGAAAAGAAAATTGTAAGTCAAAGGTTTCTTGCACGGTCACCATATTTTAGACGGCAATGA
- a CDS encoding complex I subunit 1 family protein: protein MSCYLKLLLEFLIFPGFTFLVVSGLLFSWLERKISARLQWRVGPPWYQGFADILKLLGKETIIPRGRKIIFLIAPVISVISVILISLLLYNANFYPQSSFLGDAILLVYLLAIPTLMTILGASSSKNPLSSVGASREMSLYFAYELPFVIIMILCIMKPHGTIRLAEIINYQKFHSPHLYSVSGILAFIINIFIMQAKLGYVPFDIAEAEQEIMAGVYTEYSGFPLAMFKLTKNMLLFVFPLVIITLLWGGLNSFSTIWKYAIIFIITVILKNTNPRVRIDQALKLFWLGLTPVAIISLILGLNNL, encoded by the coding sequence ATGAGTTGTTATCTAAAGCTTTTATTAGAATTCTTAATATTTCCAGGATTTACCTTTCTTGTAGTTAGTGGGCTTTTATTTTCTTGGTTAGAACGTAAGATTTCTGCGCGACTACAATGGCGTGTTGGACCACCTTGGTATCAAGGTTTTGCGGATATCTTAAAACTTTTAGGTAAAGAAACTATAATTCCTCGTGGGCGAAAAATAATTTTTCTAATAGCACCAGTTATTTCAGTAATATCGGTGATTCTTATAAGCTTGCTTCTATACAATGCCAATTTTTACCCACAATCTTCATTCTTAGGCGATGCAATCCTCTTGGTCTATCTATTAGCAATTCCAACCCTTATGACAATTCTTGGGGCTTCTTCATCTAAGAATCCCCTAAGTAGTGTTGGGGCATCGCGCGAGATGAGTTTATATTTTGCATATGAATTACCATTTGTGATTATTATGATACTTTGCATTATGAAACCCCATGGCACAATCCGGCTTGCCGAGATTATTAATTATCAAAAATTTCATAGCCCGCATTTGTATTCAGTATCGGGAATATTGGCATTTATCATTAATATTTTTATCATGCAAGCGAAATTAGGTTATGTTCCTTTTGATATTGCCGAAGCTGAGCAAGAGATAATGGCCGGGGTTTATACCGAATATTCGGGTTTTCCTTTAGCGATGTTTAAACTTACCAAAAATATGTTACTTTTTGTTTTTCCCTTAGTAATTATTACATTACTATGGGGTGGATTAAATTCCTTTTCGACGATTTGGAAGTATGCTATAATATTTATCATAACGGTAATACTAAAAAACACTAATCCCCGAGTGCGAATTGACCAAGCCCTGAAACTTTTCTGGTTAGGATTGACACCTGTAGCCATAATTAGTTTAATATTGGGACTTAATAACTTATAA
- a CDS encoding NADH-quinone oxidoreductase subunit B family protein encodes MKDLRLLGLKKSPWVFHVAAASCNNCDIEILDVLTPRFDVERFGIVLVGSPRHADALLVTGVINRKSLPRILKVYEETPKPCLVIAIGTCACDTHMFKNSYNVVGPYDKYLPVDVYIPGCPPKPEAIILGIVKALQKL; translated from the coding sequence ATGAAAGACTTAAGACTTTTGGGACTTAAAAAATCACCGTGGGTATTTCACGTTGCGGCGGCATCGTGTAATAATTGTGACATTGAAATTTTAGATGTATTAACTCCTCGTTTTGATGTTGAACGTTTCGGAATCGTGCTAGTTGGGTCACCGCGGCACGCCGATGCTTTGCTTGTGACCGGTGTCATTAACCGGAAAAGTCTGCCTCGGATCTTAAAAGTATACGAGGAAACTCCCAAACCTTGTTTGGTTATTGCAATTGGCACTTGTGCATGTGACACCCATATGTTTAAAAATTCGTATAATGTTGTCGGCCCCTATGATAAATATCTGCCGGTTGATGTGTATATCCCCGGTTGTCCACCCAAACCAGAAGCAATTATTTTAGGTATTGTAAAAGCACTACAAAAGTTATGA
- a CDS encoding NADH-quinone oxidoreductase subunit C has translation MNQLTLELQNEFKKRFPFAEFYIHNERRFYITIPKDKLKVVAEFLHKEKGLRLSIATGIDTRDGFEIIYHFSYDRTGTYFNLKILISKDDPQVDSLTDIFQASNWIEREIHELLGINFIGHPNLKPLLTSEDWPKDKYPLTRDYE, from the coding sequence ATGAACCAATTAACCTTGGAATTACAAAACGAATTCAAAAAGCGATTTCCGTTTGCTGAGTTTTATATCCACAATGAGCGTCGATTCTATATCACAATTCCTAAAGATAAGTTAAAGGTTGTTGCTGAATTTTTACATAAAGAGAAAGGATTAAGGCTTTCCATCGCGACCGGAATCGATACGCGGGACGGTTTTGAGATTATTTACCATTTTTCCTATGACCGTACTGGAACTTATTTTAACCTTAAAATCCTAATTTCTAAAGATGACCCTCAAGTTGATTCTTTAACCGATATTTTTCAAGCTTCTAATTGGATTGAACGAGAAATTCACGAGTTGTTAGGTATTAATTTTATTGGTCATCCAAATTTAAAACCACTTTTAACTTCCGAGGATTGGCCAAAAGATAAATATCCATTAACCCGAGATTATGAATAG
- a CDS encoding nickel-dependent hydrogenase large subunit — protein sequence MNRRIIPIGPYHPLQEEPEFFKLIVEGEKVIDIEINIGYNHRGHEFLSPSLTYDQIPFLVERICGICSNSHPLAFVLAVEDMAHIKVPERALYIRTIIHELERIHSHLLWLGLAGHFIGYNTVWMWAWRYREPVLDLFEMITGNRNHYAMNKIGGVRRDIDPGQITQIEKVLNFVEEKIAMLTKAVLDDPVLHARLKNVGVLPKEAAISYGVVGPTARASGVVIDVRKDDPHCAYDKVVWDVIVEEAGDIFAKAKVRLLECFESIKIIRQCLKNLPDTPIETRIEELPPGEGIGRAEAPRGEVFHYVRGDGSHHPVRHKVRAPSYMNLPSNEVTVKGYTIADAALCLAAIDPCYCCTERVSAFEDGKLKYTWNDLLILSWKKTEKIRARYRK from the coding sequence ATGAATAGAAGAATCATCCCAATCGGGCCATATCATCCACTTCAGGAAGAACCAGAGTTCTTTAAGCTTATCGTCGAAGGCGAAAAAGTTATCGACATCGAAATAAATATTGGTTATAATCACCGCGGTCATGAGTTTCTTTCGCCATCTCTAACCTACGACCAAATTCCATTTTTAGTAGAACGAATATGTGGTATTTGTTCTAATTCGCATCCGTTAGCATTCGTTTTAGCTGTGGAGGATATGGCGCACATTAAAGTACCTGAACGGGCACTATATATAAGAACAATTATTCATGAATTAGAACGAATTCATTCTCATCTTTTATGGTTAGGGCTTGCTGGACATTTTATTGGATATAATACGGTATGGATGTGGGCATGGCGATATCGGGAGCCGGTCTTAGATTTATTTGAAATGATTACTGGGAACCGTAATCATTATGCCATGAACAAAATCGGCGGTGTTCGGAGAGATATCGATCCCGGCCAAATCACCCAAATTGAGAAAGTGTTGAATTTTGTAGAAGAAAAAATAGCAATGCTAACTAAAGCTGTTCTTGATGATCCAGTGCTTCACGCTCGGTTAAAAAATGTGGGTGTATTACCAAAAGAAGCGGCAATTTCTTATGGTGTTGTTGGTCCGACCGCTAGAGCTTCAGGTGTGGTAATTGATGTAAGAAAAGACGATCCCCATTGTGCTTATGACAAAGTAGTTTGGGATGTCATAGTCGAAGAAGCTGGCGATATATTTGCCAAAGCCAAAGTAAGATTACTTGAGTGTTTTGAATCAATAAAAATTATTCGGCAATGCCTTAAAAATTTACCTGATACTCCGATCGAAACCCGAATTGAGGAATTGCCACCGGGTGAAGGAATCGGTCGAGCCGAAGCACCTCGTGGTGAAGTATTTCATTATGTCCGGGGTGACGGTTCCCACCATCCAGTCCGCCATAAAGTAAGAGCGCCCAGTTATATGAATTTACCATCTAATGAAGTTACAGTGAAAGGATATACCATTGCCGATGCCGCATTATGTTTAGCTGCAATTGATCCTTGCTACTGTTGTACAGAACGCGTTAGTGCCTTTGAGGACGGAAAGTTAAAATACACCTGGAACGACCTACTAATTTTATCGTGGAAGAAAACCGAAAAAATTAGAGCACGCTATAGAAAATGA
- a CDS encoding proton-conducting transporter membrane subunit, with protein sequence MMRISLVVVSPVLGIFSYLIPRLRNEFCFLASVLSLYFSLLIFNATRQALTFNKVLWTLGNYEYGLYADHLTAVMLTLLSLSIFASIIYSFRYMRGYKNSGLFYFYTLLILAFGNALLTANSILSASVIAFIVSILGHLLSATTAEKEVKGFRNYSFLLIELFFILGILILKWENFTFNFAFLPINGTLNFKIIVGLILIFVSILARLGFYPFNKWFIITSNGFTLLGYLIFITITQKILGFYFLLRIGCFIFAQEHFLWLRIGLVILGVVNIILMGYRLWYTKQVNQVLFTTEAIQMGFVVLALTGLNSNTLAGGVLLFIYYLLSQTSIIYTLGSITYWTKSEKINDFIGLAERMPLTFILLTLAVFLIIGIPPLGSFGAKWLMLQGLFSFTNGIDIRSILHLVGMLGILIGNILMAGYFIKFLRKILEPLIDEFPKAWELGFTAWISPLMLLAIALFFGTFANNSMIKLVMDPLLRTTVFGFIEDSSRVKFEPSNNFFPTMIILSIILGYFLQKKYPKQIIMNSKC encoded by the coding sequence ATGATGCGAATATCATTAGTTGTTGTGTCTCCAGTACTAGGGATTTTTAGTTATTTAATTCCAAGGCTTCGCAACGAATTTTGTTTTTTGGCATCAGTTTTATCCTTGTATTTTTCACTTTTGATATTTAATGCCACTCGGCAGGCATTAACTTTTAATAAAGTCCTTTGGACCTTAGGAAATTATGAATATGGTTTATATGCTGATCATCTTACCGCAGTTATGTTAACTCTTTTGTCCTTATCAATTTTCGCCTCAATTATTTATTCGTTTCGCTATATGCGAGGATATAAAAATTCGGGACTGTTTTATTTTTATACCCTATTAATATTGGCATTTGGTAATGCTCTACTTACTGCTAATTCTATATTAAGCGCTAGTGTGATAGCTTTTATCGTCAGTATTCTTGGACATCTGCTTTCAGCGACGACTGCCGAGAAAGAAGTGAAAGGTTTTCGAAATTATTCTTTCCTGTTAATTGAACTGTTTTTTATTTTGGGAATCTTAATTCTTAAATGGGAAAATTTTACTTTTAATTTTGCTTTTCTGCCGATAAATGGCACGCTTAATTTTAAAATCATTGTTGGATTAATTTTAATTTTCGTGAGCATTTTAGCGCGGCTGGGGTTTTATCCATTTAATAAGTGGTTTATCATAACTTCAAATGGTTTTACTCTTTTAGGCTATCTTATTTTTATAACTATTACTCAAAAAATTTTGGGGTTTTATTTCCTATTGAGAATTGGTTGTTTTATTTTTGCTCAGGAACATTTTCTTTGGCTTCGGATTGGACTTGTAATACTTGGTGTTGTTAATATCATTTTAATGGGTTACAGACTATGGTACACTAAGCAGGTAAATCAAGTACTATTTACAACCGAGGCTATTCAAATGGGATTTGTTGTTTTAGCCCTCACTGGATTAAACAGTAATACATTGGCTGGAGGAGTGTTGTTGTTTATTTATTATTTACTATCACAAACGAGCATAATTTATACACTAGGATCAATAACATATTGGACAAAATCCGAAAAAATCAATGATTTTATTGGACTTGCTGAAAGAATGCCTTTAACTTTTATATTGCTGACACTAGCAGTATTTCTTATCATAGGTATTCCCCCACTTGGTAGTTTTGGAGCAAAGTGGCTTATGCTTCAAGGACTATTTTCTTTTACCAATGGTATTGATATACGTAGTATATTACATTTAGTTGGCATGTTAGGGATATTAATTGGGAATATTTTAATGGCAGGATATTTTATAAAATTTTTAAGAAAAATTCTAGAGCCATTAATCGATGAGTTTCCTAAAGCTTGGGAATTAGGATTTACTGCCTGGATTTCACCGCTAATGTTATTAGCAATAGCTTTGTTTTTTGGGACATTTGCTAATAATTCGATGATTAAATTAGTTATGGATCCACTCTTACGAACAACTGTTTTTGGTTTTATTGAAGATTCATCAAGAGTAAAATTCGAGCCTTCAAATAACTTTTTTCCGACAATGATTATTTTATCAATCATCTTGGGGTATTTTTTACAGAAAAAGTACCCTAAGCAAATTATTATGAACAGCAAATGTTAG
- the mbhE gene encoding hydrogen gas-evolving membrane-bound hydrogenase subunit E, which produces MLELYLLIIAMLAAAVVAVEIKDLLASAVAMGIVGFSVAIMFILVQAPDLAIVQIVVEILTVVFFAATILRTTHTDETIGKGLKTESIFPSITYFIFATLFAVLVSYALRELPPFGAPIMKIASYYVHNGLRDTGAANIVAAIILDYRGYDTFGEAVVLFTSVIGVLTILRSTGRK; this is translated from the coding sequence ATGTTAGAATTATATCTTTTAATCATTGCTATGCTTGCAGCAGCCGTGGTTGCCGTCGAAATAAAAGATTTATTGGCTTCAGCAGTTGCAATGGGTATTGTGGGGTTTTCAGTGGCGATTATGTTTATCTTAGTTCAAGCACCGGATTTAGCTATAGTTCAGATTGTTGTGGAAATTTTGACCGTGGTATTCTTTGCGGCAACAATTCTTAGAACGACCCATACTGACGAAACAATTGGTAAGGGACTCAAAACTGAGTCAATTTTCCCATCTATTACGTATTTTATCTTTGCGACACTATTTGCTGTATTGGTTAGTTATGCATTACGAGAGCTACCCCCATTTGGAGCTCCAATCATGAAAATTGCTAGTTACTATGTTCATAATGGCCTTAGAGATACGGGAGCGGCAAATATTGTTGCCGCTATTATTTTAGATTACCGAGGTTATGATACTTTTGGAGAAGCGGTAGTGCTGTTTACCTCAGTAATAGGGGTATTAACAATATTAAGGAGTACAGGTCGAAAATGA
- a CDS encoding MnhB domain-containing protein: MSVIVKTIAALIAGFIFLYGFYIIFHGHLTPGGGFAGGVIIAGSFILLVLAFGADEVKERSSYTFSSVFESIGGLLFLLIALLGIFAGSNFFTNILSKGVPLKILSAGTIPLANIAIGIKVGAGLLSIFIALAAMHFIMKE, translated from the coding sequence ATGAGTGTTATTGTTAAAACAATTGCAGCATTAATTGCTGGATTTATTTTTCTTTATGGGTTTTATATTATCTTCCACGGTCATTTGACACCTGGTGGTGGTTTTGCTGGAGGGGTAATAATTGCTGGTTCGTTTATTTTATTAGTTTTAGCATTCGGCGCCGATGAAGTAAAAGAACGAAGTTCTTACACCTTCTCATCGGTTTTTGAAAGCATCGGTGGTCTTTTATTTCTACTTATAGCATTATTGGGCATATTTGCCGGCTCAAATTTCTTTACGAATATACTTTCAAAAGGAGTGCCACTTAAAATTTTAAGTGCCGGTACTATCCCTTTAGCTAATATCGCAATTGGCATAAAAGTAGGTGCGGGATTATTAAGCATATTCATTGCTTTAGCTGCAATGCATTTTATAATGAAGGAGTAA
- a CDS encoding NADH-quinone oxidoreductase subunit K codes for MMLFLGCVLLILIGLYAVVTKRNIIKIAIGFCMVEYGVNLLFAFIGFKKDALAPIITKIDATHNFVDPIPQALVLTAIVIGLGTTAVMLALIIRLYQKYHTLDISEIKKLKG; via the coding sequence ATGATGCTATTTTTAGGATGTGTTCTATTGATATTGATTGGACTTTATGCTGTTGTGACCAAGAGAAATATAATCAAAATCGCTATTGGATTTTGTATGGTTGAATATGGCGTAAATTTACTTTTTGCTTTTATTGGATTTAAGAAAGATGCCTTAGCACCAATTATTACAAAAATCGACGCTACACATAATTTTGTTGATCCGATCCCTCAGGCCTTAGTGCTTACAGCTATCGTTATTGGTTTAGGCACGACTGCGGTGATGTTAGCATTAATTATCAGATTGTATCAAAAATATCATACTTTGGATATTAGTGAAATTAAAAAACTAAAAGGCTAA